The following are encoded in a window of Eleutherodactylus coqui strain aEleCoq1 chromosome 12, aEleCoq1.hap1, whole genome shotgun sequence genomic DNA:
- the RP9 gene encoding retinitis pigmentosa 9 protein, translating to MSSRRKEDRRRKSEEDRPVTPGSSSSSYCSDRKRRRSSSGSTHTAQEIQKIKHVEIFYEKPPPGLIKEDEPKPEDCIPDLPGNEHARDFLAHAPTKGLWMPLGKEVKVMQCWRCKQYGHRTGDRECPYFIKGNQKIEQFRVAHEDPMYGLIKEKENEEKQMRIQQLKKLLEDSTSEERSDGSSSPSDSQKQRKKKKKKRDKKKKKKKKKHKSSQGKCDSD from the exons ATGTCCTCGAGAAGGAAAGAAGATCGGAGGCGCAAGAGTGAAGAGGACAGGCCGGTGACACCGGGCAGCAGTAGTAGTAGCTATTGCAGCGACAGAAAAAGGAGGCGGAGCAGCTCTGGTAGTACGCACACGGCACAGGAGATCCAGAAGATCAAGCACGTGGAGATCTT CTATGAGAAGCCTCCACCAGGACTAATTAAG GAAGATGAACCAAAACCTGAAGACTGTATTCCTGATTTGCCTGGCAATGAACATGCCAGAGATTTCCTTGCCCATGCTCCTACCAAGGGACTATGGATGCCTTTAGGCAAAGAAGTGAAGGTTATGCAAT GTTGGAGATGTAAGCAATACGGTCACAGAACTGGCGATCGCGAGTGCCCTTATTTCATCAAAGGCAATCAAAAGATTGAGCAGTTCAGAGTG GCTCATGAAGACCCAATGTATGGCTTAATaaaggagaaggaaaatgaagaaaaacagaTGAG GATTCAGCAGCTGAAAAAGCTACTTGAAGATTCAACATCTGAAGAGCGCAGCGACGGCAGCAGTAGTCCAAGTGACTCCCAAAAACagcgcaagaagaaaaaaaagaaaagagataaaaagaagaaaaagaagaagaaaaaacacaaatcTTCCCAGGGGAAATGTGATTCAGATTAA
- the LOC136587229 gene encoding uncharacterized protein has product MAAFSTDIRGEKMNAAAPPPENGQYSTSQQRPFFYAQPTAQLPFPNPWYLSQLYNPYCIPGPGFRGGNPYFPYYSVALPEYPGFYVPQHQMNMRMSRRPHFNPNPPSPMFYHATRFRHYSSPGRRTETKETQTDPKQPDYVAKKHLGTDSKGCDAGTLASHSSGISTENENNMENVETTMSPAPIMPERDFQKSSCNSSQYRNMPPGSYAYEKEEVRIEYGSGSPAAIQMWKSYKETIPIYDVAVVKDIPENVVQRDLFCEGVLYGPHAEGEEIAVQSLSFSNKEESKQTACPKLLSLDCVKESETQTTLSQSIELNKQAKQDIKLKTCLEREPQFVLAEQVHPGYDIHQVDDEENSGSSDSSEETVNEELLVGPDGYPEKLNSNQTICNGEAKVTNTSVWAEDSLQKFVPSPTWLACLDNLETNYDYDLYKSHRKQKRPSILSITSEELSSRDESSSMDNAPVSYFVPDYMLRKGLYAFRKHAESMEREKIQSSGALKEDDVPLKHASSQYEKSHSSSGVKVKEVSSKNHKIGVPVKGLSKRKLFSVKKKPRKSQSLSEPEDSEEYWVLEDDLPDFDQSDADEYFFQKNVPREQLELYKANYLKQIAQKRLLWKPSKGAFPTQLVGIPVREKLRVKKKGASAASGQTYHLKQSDYITHEKPEREYKEVTEQKKSLQKTMGGKPQKKISGATVEEYWVGRGAKPKFVEPAYYMQDPPKVKEQDKPPKKKGTLKSSKRKQNRPDTEEIEAWEIPRSLLYRGRSSRKSGTKK; this is encoded by the exons AAAAAATGAACGCTGCAGCACCTCCTCCAGAAAATGGGCAGTATTCTACATCCCAACAGAGACCCTTCTTTTATGCACAGCCAACAGCACAACTACCTTTCCCGAATCCTTGGTATCTAAGCCAGCTGTACAATCCATACTGCATCCCTGGACCAG gcTTCAGAGGAGGGAATCCCTATTTCCCCTACTACTCTGTTGCACTTCCTGAGTATCCTGGGTTTTATGTTCCCCAGCATCAAATGAACATGAGAATGAGTAGAAGGCCTCATTTTAATCCCAATCCACCCTCCCCTATGTTTTACCATGCCACACGGTTTAGGCATTACAGCAGCCCAGGAAGAAGAACGGAAACTAAAGAAACTCAAACAGACCCAAAACAGCCAGACTATGTAGCCAAAAAGCACCTGGGTACAGACAGTAAAGGCTGTGATGCAGGAACCTTGGCATCCCATTCCTCTGGTATTAGCACAGAGAATGAGAATAACATGGAGAATGTTGAAACGACAATGTCACCAGCTCCTATAATGCCAGAAAGGGACTTTCAAAAAAGTTCTTGCAACTCATCACAGTACCGCAACATGCCTCCAGGAAGCTATGCATATGAGAAAGAGGAGGTAAGAATAGAGTATGGAAGTGGTTCTCCTGCTGCCATACAGATGTGGAAATCTTATAAAGAAACCATTCCAATATATGATGTGGCAGTTGttaaagacataccagaaaatgTAGTACAGCGTGATCTATTTTGTGAGGGTGTACTGTATGGCCCTCATGCAGAAGGAGAAGAGATTGCAGTACAGAGTCTGTCTTTCTCAAACAAAGAGGAGAGTAAGCAGACTGCATGCCCTAAACTCCTAAGCCTAGATTGTGTGAAAGAATCAGAAACTCAGACCACCCTTTCACAGTCCATTGAGTTGAATAAACAAGCCAAACAGGATATTAAATTAAAGACTTGTCTAGAGCGTGAACCTCAGTTTGTTTTAGCGGAACAGGTCCACCCTGGTTATGACATCCATCAAGTTGATGACGAAGAAAATTCTGGGAGTAGTGATAGTTCTGAAGAAACGGTCAATGAAGAACTGTTGGTTGGTCCAGATGGATATCCTGAAAAACTAAATTCAAACCAGACTATATGTAATGGTGAGGCCAAGGTAACAAATACCAGTGTGTGGGCAGAAGACTCTCTACAGAAGTTTGTTCCATCACCGACATGGCTAGCCTGTCTTGATAACTTAGAAACCAACTATGATTATGACTTGTATAAGTCTCATAGAAAGCAAAAGCGGCCAAGTATATTAAGCATAACATCTGAGGAGCTTTCTTCCAGGGATGAAAGCTCCTCCATGGATAATGCCCCGGTTTCTTACTTTGTCCCAGATTACATGCTTAGGAAAGGGTTATATGCTTTCCGAAAACATGCAGAGAGTatggaaagggaaaaaattcaaAGCAGTGGTGCTCTAAAAGAGGATGATGTGCCACTGAAGCATGCCAGCAGTCAATATGAGAAGAGCCATAGCTCTAGTGGAGTAAAGGTCAAAGAGGTTTCAAGCAAAAATCATAAAATTGGTGTACCTGTAAAGGGCTTAAGCAAAAGGAAGCTATTTTCTGTAAAGAAGAAACCACGGAAAAGTCAGTCCTTGTCTGAACCTGAGGACTCTGAAGAATATTGGGTATTGGAAGACGACTTGCCTGACTTTGATCAGAGTGATGCTGACGAATATTTCTTCCAGAAAAACGTGCCACGTGAGCAGCTGGAGCTCTATAAAGCAAACTACTTGAAACAGATTGCTCAGAAAAGACTTTTGTGGAAGCCTTCAAAAGGTGCATTTCCCACCCAGCTTGTTGGAATTCCAGTCAGAGAAAAGCTAAGGGTAAAGAAAAAAGGAGCAAGTGCCGCTTCGGGGCAGACGTACCATCTAAAGCAGAGTGATTATATCACCCATGAAAAACCTGAAAGGGAATACAAAGAGGTGACTGAACAGAAGAAGTCTCTGCAAAAAACAATGGGGG GAAAACCGCAAAAGAAAATCTCTGGGGCGACTGTTGAAGAGTACTGGGTTGGAAGAGGTGCTAAGCCCAAATTCGTCGAACCTGCGTATTATATGCAAGATCCACCCAAAGTCAAAGAGCAAG ACAAGCCTCCAAAAAAGAAAGGGACGCTTAAGTCttctaaaagaaaacaaaatagacCGGATACAGAAGAAATAGAAGCGTGGGAGATTCCCAGATCCCTTTTGTACAGAG GTCGCAGCTCAAGGAAAAGCGGCACCAAGAAGTAG